aaagataccaaagggacagtcaaactcataaatctaaaacaaactgaaaacgcaATTTTCTTGTTTATTACTTTGAATTAAAAGAATCTTATTTAGTAATTTGAAGATtccttttttcattttgtaaatttaaaaggATATTGTCGGTCAAAGCTATAGAAACTTTCTGACACCAATACAACCAGGAGTTAACATAAAGGATGCGATATGCTTGTCAATGAATCAACTACTCAATAGACATCTAAGACTAACGGAATGAACGGACAATATGCAGGTGGAAATTTGCAGGTCTATGTGGTACTTTCCTTTACAATTATCCATTCTATATGCTTGAACAGATCCGATTGATtgaatttgtttttacaaatactTTGTTCTTCAAACCGGATTTGTTATGTCTGTTGTTCAGTGATATTAAACATTGGAAAATGTCCCGGAAGCTCATTTTACCATCTAActgtgtatatataaatattttatccgGTCAATTACTctgaatttttcttaaatttaattAGTTATCATTTATACTTCaaatgaaacatacacaggataCAGGAAAATGTTTTTCCTTTGCTGAGTAATAGACAACACTACTCGATGATCgataaaatagaatatttaaaaataaaaacagttataaaAAGGATTTAATGGTCTCGCCAGGGGTTAAATTCACAAGACACGCTGTGGTCGTGACAATGTTAAATACAAAACCATCTGACATTTTCTGTCGTGGAAAACATGTCTTCAGTTTAACTCTAAAACACACTACTGTGGTATGTTATTCGTTGTACTTATGcgaaacaattttattttcaattaataaaatgtATGCTCATTGCAGGTGTACAAGTTTCCTGAACATATTAATAAGACTGTATATGTAATGAATCCACCAAAACATGCCTTTGATATAACAAGTGGTATAGTTTATGTTTCTAATGCGGATACGTTACGACAGAGTGATATTGGTGTTAAAGTCACTGTTATCTCACATCCGGATAACTTCCAAACAGATTTGTTTATCTCTGTTATAGGACAATATCATGTCTTGAAGACTGATAAGCCTTGTAGTGAGTATAAACGTTTTCTGTAAATGCTGTCAAGGTACTTGTACATTAATTTGATCATGTATTTGacaaattctaattaaatatttatccAAATATGTAAAGAAAAAGGCACTTAATTGAAACTAGCACACACAAATACAAACCAAGGGGATATTGAAATAATGTCTGAAGTTATTACCAAGGTTTATGAGTTTAAACATCTGAAATTTAGTGCAATGCCAAACACAATATGACAAACAACGTTGCTTATAAATATGAAATGACACACAATATTCAACACctcatttcataaaaaataaagaatcgAATCGAAAGGAAAGGTAAGGGAAACAACATTAAATGAAACCGTTTTTTTTCTTGGCTTCATGGCTTCTTGGCTTTGTACATGAAACATTTAACAtgcattttagttttaaaatatattagtttcaaatataataataagtGATTTTTTATAGATGAGTCTTGTTCCCGCTTTATGTATAAGCAATATTGTGAAACTGGTTGTGGCCTTGGTGCACCAAATGGGAAATGTGTCTGGCGTCAAGGAAATGATGGAGGTGGTCTTGAATCTAAATATTCAACATGTACTCCAGATTTACATACGTGTCCTGATCAAGTCTGTGACCCCTTAGAAAGGGCTTTTCATTTATTGTGTCCACAAGATTGTACAAGTAAGCCAACTATTCGTTATTGTctatattttcaatatatgaatTACAAACGTGACCAACAAACATATTAGAAAAGTGCTATGAAGTATCCATGTTTGTTTTCGACCTGAATTATATCAAATACTGTTGTTAGTGAAGgaaatattggaaaacaattaaataatgaAAGCTTTAGTTAGTAGAAAACTGTCATAATATCGTTGATGTATATTCTAAAGATTTCTTTAGTATGGAATATAATTAAACATAATAAAGATTGTCAACGTTTGAACTAAATGATTTGCAGTCTCGAAACATGTGATTTATGTACAACcaattatttgacttttatattatacaaataagGAGATTAAGATCGTTCTAATTCGTGACTAGCATATTTGGAAACATTTACACGAGCTACATTGAAATGGAAACAAAACACAATAGTTCTAATGTTTGTGACgtcaattataaaatgaaaacaacacgttataaaatttcaatcgtccgaagcgcttttttaGATTAAACTTCATCAAGGACGCTCAAAGCCGAATTTTGGATAGCCAATGATGTATATGGACCGAACACTTGACGATttataaacaacatgaacaaaaaaaaaagcaaaattgcAGTGTTTTAATCTATTTGAattcatatataattttattttatagctgAGGCTGTTGGAATTGTGAAGCAGGACCCCCTGACAGGGCGAGGTATTTTACAAGCTACTGGACCTTGTTGGTGTGATTATAACGGGAAATGTTCTTGCTTTGAACCCCCTCCTTTCAAGTCAACTACACCACTTTCGGTCATATACAAACCTGGCGGACATAATAGTAGTACAAAAGATAGGAACCAAACCATAGAAAATGTTAGGGTTGATCCAGTTTTGGATGGTAGGTATTTTCATGGTGGCATCGACAGtctgatatatattatttttctatCTAGTTTGCCGTACctaacttaaaatattttatatatgataatataaaagaatatacaGTTAAAACTTTTAATCTAATGAGTAAAagtttgaaaattcaaaatgaatacATACAGGAACGGATGATAAAGCGGTTGGCTGTGTTGGATTTCAATTCCATTAAACGAGTTTATCAATTAGTTAAtcaccagttttgaaaatctTGTTCCATCATATTTCTTAAACATTatgagaaattaaaaaaacaacaaataaaattgtgaatggaaatggggaataatttcaaagatacaacaatccgaccaaagagcagataacagctgaaggacaccaataggtcttcaacgcagTAAGAAAATCCCGCAGTCAGCTAGCTCTTAAATAGGAGTAAAAAGAACTACAACAGATAGAGTCTCCTtgctttggacaggcgcaaaaaatgcgatAATTGTCGAACGGACTCGACTTTATTTACCTTTCATTTACCATTCTTATGTTTAATAACTGATATTTCCTTCTTATTAGAtaaatgtattatcataaaattcaTATAATGTCATAAATCTGTCAATCTTTTGCAGACAAACTTAATAACAGTGATCATACTATCTGTGATATAGACTGTAAAATAACAATAGCAACGATATGTGGATGCATCAGCGCGCTTGCATGCTTGTTTGTTCTTGTATGGAAAACAAGAAGATTTAAGTGCCAGAGGAATAAAACACTCAAACATGTCGGAAGTGTCGCATCAATGTCTGTTATACCGTCGGACTATTTTGACGATAGGGATTACAGGACACAACACTCTTCCCCACAGTATGGTCCATATTACAAAGAGTCGTACAATAGCAGCGTGGTAATATTTTTAACACGCTTTTTGTTTCTTGATCAAAATGTCAATGTCAGCTCCTAAAAGTTGGTTGAAAGCATGCACAAATGAACATGATAAATTGACCGTTTCTAAAATTTTAAACGCCAGAAACGGGTTACGTCtatcaaaagactcatcagggacgctcgaaaaagtaaaaagcaaaataaagaacaattttgaaaagcattgaaaaccaaaagatccAAATAGTTTCGCTAAATACAGTTAATCAAAGATCTTGGGTTTATATTGGTATCTCGAGTTGATATGGATGtgttatttaaaaaagatatataatattctCTATATATTGGATATATGCTTTAGATCGATGCAAACACCCTAAGTTGAATATGTGCTACTGAAACCAAAGGACAAAGTGTCACTCTGTACACAGATGTCATATATTCATAATATATTATCTAAGAATTTTATTCGCCTTTTTTTGCTCTTTTTGTTctaagtttttttataaattttaatgaaCACCTGATTCTATGACATAAACTACATTTGATATTGTTTAATGATATTTTCCGTGGTTTTAATGAAATCAGATGTCTTAAATTATGATGTGATTctgtgtaaaattaaaaaaaataccatgatCATAGCTAGATCACGACGTTGAAATTTATTGACTTTTTCTTTACACCTTTTAACCCTTAAAGGATAGGAAACATTCtctgttttgttttactttatttgtGGCAAGTTTATAAAAAAGGTTAAAGtgaagataacaatacgaattaACTCACTGAAaagctttttttttcatatataaactGGAATATGAAGGGCGCAAACATTACCTTTCGTCGAGATAATGcttgacaaataaaatatatttgcattttctAAGAATCCAAATTATACGAAATGTTACTTTTAGTTATTGTTTTTTCAATACTAATTTGTGACCAGATTGAGTCACACACTTGGCTTGATAAATACAATGTTGAAAAAACAGGAAAGGTTTAATTTGTGCAACATTGGTTAATCCAAATGCCTTTTTTCTAAATTGCTGCAAAATTGTATATTCCATATCAATACTtagattttttcttctttctattgTAGTCCCCAGAAGATGCAAAGTGGGAATTTGAGAGGGAACATCTACAATTAGACACAACTCTTGGTGAAGGAGAATTCGGGAAAGTTGTAAAAGCTAAAGCCTACAACTTAGacggaaaacaaaattatactgAAGTAGCGGTAAAAATGCTCAAAAGTAAACATTTacttatttaaacaaattattttaaataaaaataaaaatttatggatttgtaaaataaatcataatcTATTTGCCTGTTTATATCTTCAGTTTGTGTTCTTTCTTTGCAAATTTCTTTCTTTAATATATTCTTAATAGATCAACACTAAATTTAACACTCTGCTATAATTGGATTCTCACATTTTCAATATTATGTCATAATAAATATTTcctattgatatttatttttccaTGAGGGCGAATTATTGCATTTAAAAATAGAAgctaatcaatattttttttttaatttttagattgTGCCTCTGGGGTTGAACAACAAGCATTATGGTCGGAGTTTAATTTACTGAAAGATGTTCAACATCCTAATGTAATACGATTACTGGGTGCATGCACTCAAAATGGTGAGTAATTCACGAATAACAGGATACAAACACAGCAAATCGGAAGCATGATTACATAACAACGTTGCACCATCAATATACAAACACAGCAAATCGGAAGTATGATTACATAACAATATACAATTATCGGATACTCGACTATAatcaagatttcaaaattgtaaacATCTTTGATGAGCTTTTTAAACTCAGTAAATTTGTATAAACATTTCAAGATTGAATGTTTTTCCTTTAGTAACATTGGATTTTGCGCAAACTCTAAAAATATAATAGGGCAAACCGGCGCAGGGTAAAATAAAAAGTGATGGAAGTGCAATATAAGTAGGCGGAGTTAAACCTGTATATAGGTAAATatgattatttaataattttaaataaactttaaatacTATGTATAAAAGTTCAGCTCTGCCTTTTCATATTGATTTCGGATGTCAGTCTTGCTTTAGCAACCATTAAAACACACACAGCAAGCAACCAAACCAAACATTTAACTTGCTAGCATTAGTTAACAGCTGTAATCGTTATTTTTTCCTTTAAACAGGTCCAACATATCTGATAGTGGAGTACTGTGAACACGGATCTCTACTTAGTTACTTACGAAATTCTAGACTTGAAGAAAACGGTTATGTTAATCAGCGGTATAAACCatcaaaacatatttcaaatcCAAAAGAACCACCCGAACTTCTCACAATTCGGGACTTGCTTTCCTTTGGTTGGCAGATTGCAAAAGGGATGAAATATCTGAGCGAAATCAAAGTAAGTCAATAATAGAGGGCAAATACGTTATGGTCATTTTAATAttggtttgtttgttttgagcAATTTGAgaaaaatatctaaaagtattttGTTATTGATTCTCATCTGTTTTCTCCCTCTTTTTCAATCACGTTTGTAAttcatatattgaaaatgtagACAATAACGAATAGTTGGCTTACTTGTACAAtcttattcatattttatcatattttggaATATGTATAGTATTGGTGTCGGAATTTAGTATAACAGTCATTATCACTGAACGAgtacatttgtttaggggtcagctgaagcacgcctccgggtgctcgggtgcgggattttctcgctgtattgaagacccatccgtggccttcggctgttttctgctctttctttggtcgggttgttatcactttgacacattccgcatttttattctaaattttatcGGTGGTATTAAATGGAAAAAGTGCAAACTTATGTTAATTAGAGAAGTAAAAATTGTATACTAAGTATGGAATCAATAATTTTGTAGTATTTCAGACTATTAGACATTAAATGTATATTCTTTTATTGAAGCTTGTTCACAGAGATTTAGCAGCTAGAAATGTTCTAGTTGGTTCAGGCAAAGTGTTAAAGATATCAGACTTTGGTTTAACTAGAGATGTTTATGAAGCTGATACATATCTTAAACAAAGCAAGGTAGATACAATTCACTTTTTATCGTTTCACTAGAGCGTACATGCATATggctgtatatatattttaagtttatcttttctttttagaACATTTTTAAATAGTGTGATATTTAGATCAAACATGAGTTATactgaataaataaaaatcataatagTTTTACACGTTCAAATCTTTTGCACACTGAAGTGGCAAACTTTCATAAATATCTGCAgacatttgataaaacaaaatacgttgtaaaaataaacattgtaTAATACTTGAAAGTGAGAGTAAACATAACGTTTATAAAATACTGTTTTCAACACTTAAATTGCCGCTATATAGCCTTTTATGCTGAAAAGGTGTTAAGCAAACATAAATCAATCAacactaaaagttaaaatattgtTATACCCCAATGCTCATATATAACTGATTAAAAAATATACTTAAATCATGATTTTtccaatttaagtttttttttattgaatcaaGGAAGTTTATCATATTCGCTTTGTTTAATTTGTATACTCAGATgtgatatattttgaaaaaaaattattttatttcttaaaactATTTTAGGGAAGAATTCCAGTAAAATGGTTAGCACCTGAGTCACTATATGCACAAATATATACCACACAAAGTGATGTGTAAGTATATACAAGTCGCtataaaaaggcaacagtagtatatcgatgttcaatagtcataatttgATTACTAGTAAAAAAAAGAGGTGGGTAACAAACTTAAGCCAAAGGAAATGCataaaaaaagtgtaaatatcaaatttaaatcaAATCCGTAAATCGAAAAGGATCGACAGGTTTATTAAAGAGgaataaaatagaaatatctCAGTGAAATGCAATATAATTTACAGAAACAACAGTCATTTTAATGGATGAAAATGAGTTTACACCGCAAAAGGTAGGCTATAATAACAATCAACAGAATAGAAAACAACAACCTACAAATACAAAATGCTGCATTATTATAACTGATGCCATATACAGGCTTACAGCCTATACCCATAGTGATAATCATATTTGCATTTATCTTTTAAGATGGTCCTTTGGTATTGTTTTATGGGAAGTTGTTACTCTCGGTAAGTGTAAAACGTAGAATATTTGTATCAAGATAACATGTAGTTTACAATGAAATATGAACAGTACAACAAGTATAATACTTCAAGCAACAAATCGATGATAATACTTCATAAAATCAAATAAGAGATTTTCTTGGCAGACTAGATGCAttgaaaatttaaacaacaaaaaactgaaatTCCAGGAAAATTTAGAACGGATCTCTTTTCAGATTGCAAAATTAAGAGCattaaacgaatgaaaaacaaccgTATAGGCTTCAAATCAAGTTATTGGTCCACAAAATTGACATATAAGCACGTTTACATCCATGGTACATTGTATAACATTTACATTTTGATGTTGAGACTAACTGTCTAGGCATTTCTGACGATATTAAATCTATAATTGCTTATCAAACAAAGCACACTTTCACATCACTTTTCGATTAAATTTGATCggatttcaagttttaaaataaataaatctacttcgtaaattattatattttgtagaacATTTCACCAAATTTAACAATAAACTGTATATGAATTATTATACATTTAACATATGATTTATCAGCTTGGTCTTTGTTTTTTATATCAGGTGCACCGCCATATCCAGGTGTTCCACCAGAGCGTCTTTATAACCTATTATTGGCAGGCTATCGTATGGACAGACCTGAAAATTGTTCTGATGAGCTGTAAGTCAAATTAAACAGTAGTAGTTCACCCATGTTCAAATCTTATAAATCGATTAGAAAATAACAATCAGGTTACAAACATAAACTGATAGAATCGCTAGTATTCTGAATATCAAGCAAATGtaaatttcaattgttttttttttttaattttcatgacATTCTCAAATAAAACTAGAATATGAAATTACATTTAGAAGAAAACCAATCCTTTTACTTCATTTGTGTaacaaaagattttattttagttttctaatTACTTTGTAATCAGCAGAGACACGTTTTTGTCGTCTAAAATGTGATCGTCTCCACAAATAGACCCATTCTAAGATAATGTAATGTGTTTTAAATAACTCCCAGATATAAACTAGAAACAATCCTATATCAAATTgctaatttttcaattttatggcACCATCAATTCAATTTAGGTGAAAAAGTATGTCTCATTAGATTTGTTCAGTTTGCTCATTTGTATTCTTAAAAGACAATTGTAAAGTTATAAAGCTGCAAACATGTCAAAACAACATGTTTTGCGACGCAATAGTTTTGAGTTTCTAACATAAATACAAGGTGAAATGGCATCAAGGTAATTTGTATGTTTTAAATCGAAAAACCATCTTGagtaaaatattttgaacattttttcacACTGATGTGTTAAATAAAGActtattatttttatgaaaaaaaaattgtgctcCTATTTGTATGAATAACAAAAATCTCGAACTAtgaataaataaacttatcatattgAATATGAACGTAATAGTATAAAATAATGACAAGTTGTCCGAGTTTGTCATACTTTTGGTCGGCGTTACATTTGCGCGAATTGCCCCTATGTTTGCACTACAAAACACATTTCACTTCCgaaaagataaaattgaaaaaaaataataatgataaaaaatgaaatgaCATTGTCAGAATGACATTCAAGAGGGAGTTTACAATTACAGAGACATTTTAAGGGAAACATCCTTGAATTTCGATACTCTTTCCGTGTAGATATATAAATTAATATGCAATGTAAGAACTGATCGCGATTGCAAAGTTTTGCTTAAGGGAAAACAATGAGCACAATCGTGAAATTAACGATCGTAAATGACAACAAATCATCCTGCTTGTTATTCTTCAGGTTAAGTTTACTACGTTTATTAAAATACGCTGCAGCAATACTCTATTTAGTGAGAGGTAAACATTAAGGTGAGTTCGGGCAAACGTCAAACCATATGTTCGCGCCAATGTAACATCTGTTCAAATTCAAATTGTGCAGTCCAAGAATATAgatgtaataaaaattaaatgtattgATTATAGATATGCTGTGATGCAGAAATGTTGGAAAACAGACCCACAGGATAGACCAACATTTTCAAAACTTGCAGATATATTTGATAGAATGTTGCAGCAAAGAACGGTACTATTTaataaatactagaacacacccgtgatatcgcgggtccgtgactgaattaaagtatataactatgcgcaagccttattttagtattagtactgtcatctgataaagacatgccgattataagatacacaattttctctgctttcaaatctttctgtttgaacccgtcgaactggaacttatcaattattgg
This genomic window from Mytilus galloprovincialis chromosome 9, xbMytGall1.hap1.1, whole genome shotgun sequence contains:
- the LOC143044871 gene encoding proto-oncogene tyrosine-protein kinase receptor Ret-like; its protein translation is MRYYILCLLVLFQGAQCLYFKQYRYKFCNSVSNQVLVDSSLCVPGSLKYTVSRNAFTINSNGLVTTFNAKQGINDLIVKATCTEDGLKKETTALADVITNCDPSSVSSDQKNLLCFDGTLMNFTITENVLKSVLGKLSVYSGINNGFTREYILVNKDQQILKFFGINSTTSEFSVLSPLDFELKINWNLKVICQLTQGKTSRNYTANLNVIVQDQNDSPPLFQDGSNQIKSVLVTNDKKRIEVIVTDKDDFDCSKFSVQVFGDSLGICHAISPLGFRVPNVTICRLIVNINNTRPKVPLPEDYTCNVAFIDEGYMLSSNETRSDRVILELRWQKGTKAVNDNSKMIQLRINRSASQFTQVYKFPEHINKTVYVMNPPKHAFDITSGIVYVSNADTLRQSDIGVKVTVISHPDNFQTDLFISVIGQYHVLKTDKPCNESCSRFMYKQYCETGCGLGAPNGKCVWRQGNDGGGLESKYSTCTPDLHTCPDQVCDPLERAFHLLCPQDCTTEAVGIVKQDPLTGRGILQATGPCWCDYNGKCSCFEPPPFKSTTPLSVIYKPGGHNSSTKDRNQTIENVRVDPVLDDKLNNSDHTICDIDCKITIATICGCISALACLFVLVWKTRRFKCQRNKTLKHVGSVASMSVIPSDYFDDRDYRTQHSSPQYGPYYKESYNSSVSPEDAKWEFEREHLQLDTTLGEGEFGKVVKAKAYNLDGKQNYTEVAVKMLKNCASGVEQQALWSEFNLLKDVQHPNVIRLLGACTQNGPTYLIVEYCEHGSLLSYLRNSRLEENGYVNQRYKPSKHISNPKEPPELLTIRDLLSFGWQIAKGMKYLSEIKLVHRDLAARNVLVGSGKVLKISDFGLTRDVYEADTYLKQSKGRIPVKWLAPESLYAQIYTTQSDVWSFGIVLWEVVTLGAPPYPGVPPERLYNLLLAGYRMDRPENCSDELYAVMQKCWKTDPQDRPTFSKLADIFDRMLQQRTEYLELTGGFEDDTSDLFGSRYAPSVSGISILGSRPLPVHSEPTPMDNRNSGSSYLTPALTNPIDTNTRFSDSTLSKREQSETSEMASLLIDNRSKNPFINEGLVSPKAEQTVV